From a region of the Methanolobus tindarius DSM 2278 genome:
- a CDS encoding indole-3-glycerol phosphate synthase TrpC has protein sequence MHAVINDIISSTEKRVQNLKIKTEPASLKSSVKERDSNKRDIIGAITERKQRGKVAVIAEVKPASPGKKLRDINPEDAAIIAAEMERAGAVAISVLTEPEFFHGSTDNLRSVRNAISLPVLRKDFIVDEIQFSEIESDLILLIAGILGEKLEEMVDMAMSKGFEPLVEVHNETELKNALESKTRIIGINNRNLSNLEIDLNTTLQLIPLVKDYDTKNGQNHIIISESGMHTIDDVRMVVKAGADAVLVGTSIIKSGEIYAKTKELVDSLYY, from the coding sequence ATGCATGCAGTAATAAATGACATAATTAGCTCTACTGAAAAAAGAGTACAGAATCTTAAGATTAAAACAGAACCAGCTTCGCTTAAGTCTTCAGTTAAAGAAAGAGATAGCAATAAAAGAGACATAATTGGTGCTATTACTGAAAGAAAGCAGCGGGGAAAGGTTGCAGTTATAGCAGAAGTAAAGCCTGCATCCCCGGGAAAAAAACTCAGGGATATTAATCCAGAGGATGCAGCTATAATTGCAGCAGAAATGGAAAGGGCCGGAGCAGTAGCAATATCTGTTTTGACTGAGCCAGAGTTTTTCCACGGTTCAACAGATAATCTTAGATCTGTGAGAAATGCAATTTCACTTCCTGTTTTACGTAAAGATTTTATTGTTGATGAAATCCAATTCAGTGAAATTGAAAGCGATCTTATATTACTAATAGCAGGCATTCTTGGAGAAAAGCTTGAAGAAATGGTAGACATGGCAATGTCAAAAGGATTTGAACCACTTGTTGAAGTCCACAATGAAACTGAACTTAAAAATGCGCTTGAATCAAAAACAAGAATAATTGGAATAAATAACAGGAATCTAAGCAATCTTGAGATTGATCTAAATACTACATTACAACTTATACCGCTTGTTAAAGACTATGATACAAAAAACGGACAAAATCATATTATAATCAGTGAAAGTGGAATGCATACCATAGATGACGTAAGAATGGTTGTTAAAGCCGGGGCTGATGCGGTACTTGTAGGCACATCCATTATTAAAAGCGGAGAAATATATGCAAAAACAAAAGAGCTTGTTGATTCACTTTACTATTAA